CAGATCTCGTCCCCACTCGGGCGGGCGGGTTGGGCCAGCTGTCTTTTTCGTTCCGCCTCCTTGCCGtgcgacggctgcggcagtCGCAGTTGGTGATCCACCACTGTCGGCGGCAACGCAATGCAGGCCGGATTCCCTTGCGGTTGCAAGGAAGTCGCGCCAGGGTCACCAGCCGAAACCACCACTGCACTGCTAAAGGCGGCCGACGATGCCTGCCCCTCGAGGCTGAAGCCCGTGGCCTGGCCTTCTGGACGCTTAAAGGTGCGGTTGCTGTCCAGCATCGAGGCCAGATTCTCCAAATCACTTGCGTTGATCGTCATTTTGCTCTTGTTGCTTCAAATTgagagaggtgcagagaAGGATTGCAGTGGAGTGAGAGAGTCAAGCGCGGACGGCgcaaggagaaagggaaagcacTGGTGAGTACTGGCTTTTGCTTTCGTTTGGCCGTCATTCATATCACCACCGCGCCGATctgcctcgtcctccttGTTGTGAACGTTGGGTCATAGCAGCGGTATCCCGTTGCGTGTCCGCAAGGAAGGCGACGGAGagttggggggggggtggcagcGCACACCACATTTTTCAGGGAGGAAGCCCTTACATCTGCGCAAACCCGCTGCACGGTAGAGCCTGTGCATTTCTAGAATTCCCTTAGTCCCGTGCGTATCGCGTTACATCGAATGGCCCTGCTGCACTCTTTAAGAGATTTTGCTTCTGCCTTTGCCTCGGCGCAGGTCTGGAAGGAGTAGAGATCACAGCTTGCTCCTCTGCGGTGAACCGGCCTCTGTGCTACTCCCGGTTGGCTCTCCTTGCCACTGGTCGATCATCTCACGCACCTCCGGGCGCGCTACAAGGCGCACTAAATACTGCTTGGCCTGCATGGCAGTCATCACAGATGAACACAGATCGCTGTTCTTGACCTGAATAACGTTGAGTGCCTTGTGATCCATGAGCGACAGCGGCCACTGCttgcgctgtgctgcgtcCATGCTCCACCACACCCgcacgacgaggaggctCCTGGAGTCTAGGTACTTGATTGGGATGcagtcgcggcggcgcggctcgGTGTAGTAGAGTCGTCGCATGAGGCTCAGATACGCCTCCTTTACTCCGGCATCCTGGTTCTCTGGGTCCTCGAGTGCGCGGGTGGTGTTGTAGAACTCCATGAACTGGAGCAGGTGTGAgggccaccgcagcaccacctcctcgtcgcctgGCTCGTCAGCTTTTTGAAAATGGCCGCGCAGACTGTGGATAGAGTGCACCTGCTGTGCGTGCTCGAGCATCTCGCGAATCATCGGCTCCACCTTGCTCACatactgctgcagctctggaACGCCCATGCCCACCCCGCCAAACAGATAGCCGCGCAGGTATTCTTGTGGACGGAAGGACGGGATTCGCCAACGAGGCGGCGTAttggcggcgacagcgccgggGCCACTattgctgccgttgctggtCTGCGCAGAGGGTGAGGTGGGTGAGCGAGCTGTAAgcgttgccgctgcagtggtgtTCGTCGATGCAGCGACGACCGGGGACGCGGAGGAGCACGGTGAAGCTGCCGTGGTGACCGAGACTGTCACCGGACTGACGCTCCCGCTCAGGTTGATGGGGGATGTCGATGACGAGGGGGGTTTGCTGGGCTTGCGGGacgccctgctgcagctcccgCTCCTCGGTGACTGcctctcgtcgtcgtctttggTGGCGGCTTGGTTGGTCGGCGCGAGAAAGAGGGTGCCGCTGGGCAGCACGACCTGCTGAGTTGGTATCATAATCACGTAGCCGCACTGCGGCTTCAGTGTGTTGATCGGGTTGGGAGCCCGCAAGTAGGTGATAAGGTGCTCATCGACGCTTCTGGGGGCGTCAAGCATCTTTTCAATGAAGACTTGCGCACCAGGCGATTCGAAGGTGACGGCTAGcgtgccctcctccaccgcacgGCAACCAGCGATGACGGCGCCGAGGCTGTGCCCAGTGTAGGAGATGAACCACGACCCACTGCAGCCTCCATTCATTACCTCCAGTTTGTGCCGCACTGCCTTCGAAAACTGCGCAGCCAAAAAGAACTGAATAGTGGGCTGCCCAAAGTACATCCAGACGCCGGCGCGGAG
This Leishmania panamensis strain MHOM/PA/94/PSC-1 chromosome 29 sequence DNA region includes the following protein-coding sequences:
- a CDS encoding hypothetical protein (TriTrypDB/GeneDB-style sysID: LpmP.29.1870), producing the protein MGAFSSKHARSGDGKLLSLDVVANRPRLESHEVGFLQLTPHGVYATLAAHVYGAASPETAIQVPLPDGWEVLLQCSSLHLDKEGYFAVAYAHRGSRHCIISERGTSEVLGLRAGVWMYFGQPTIQFFLAAQFSKAVRHKLEVMNGGCSGSWFISYTGHSLGAVIAGCRAVEEGTLAVTFESPGAQVFIEKMLDAPRSVDEHLITYLRAPNPINTLKPQCGYVIMIPTQQVVLPSGTLFLAPTNQAATKDDDERQSPRSGSCSRASRKPSKPPSSSTSPINLSGSVSPVTVSVTTAASPCSSASPVVAASTNTTAAATLTARSPTSPSAQTSNGSNSGPGAVAANTPPRWRIPSFRPQEYLRGYLFGGVGMGVPELQQYVSKVEPMIREMLEHAQQVHSIHSLRGHFQKADEPGDEEVVLRWPSHLLQFMEFYNTTRALEDPENQDAGVKEAYLSLMRRLYYTEPRRRDCIPIKYLDSRSLLVVRVWWSMDAAQRKQWPLSLMDHKALNVIQVKNSDLCSSVMTAMQAKQYLVRLVARPEVREMIDQWQGEPTGSSTEAGSPQRSKL